From a region of the Physeter macrocephalus isolate SW-GA unplaced genomic scaffold, ASM283717v5 random_1261, whole genome shotgun sequence genome:
- the LOC102991906 gene encoding LOW QUALITY PROTEIN: uncharacterized protein (The sequence of the model RefSeq protein was modified relative to this genomic sequence to represent the inferred CDS: deleted 1 base in 1 codon), translating into MGLLPPPLLPTKLSQQRCDRVGLLLPELWGRMPVPRLHTAVLRLALDLCPSFLAMALPLVLPSQGCYTVILNAFETYVYLAGALAIGVLAIEVSKGPRFCGSSEARQTPTQGLRQIPHGPHPQPASVSRSLTQDPVGPHCRDDGQVVSPAVSVCRLRVILGLWTHLSKSAGSGDGQALRVTALTPTHGPE; encoded by the exons AtgggcctcctgcctcccccGCTTCTCCCCACCAAACTGTCCCAGCAGCGGTGTGACAGGGTAGGCCTGCTGCTGCCTGAGCTTTGGGGCCGCATGCCAGTTCCCAGGCTTCACACCGCAGTCCTGAGGCTGGCCCTTGACCTCTGTCCCTCCTTCCTGGCTATGGCTTTACCTCTGGTCCTTCCCTCCCAGGGCTGTTACACGGTGATCCTCAACGCCTTCGAAACTTACGTCTACCTGGCCGGAGCCCTCGCCATAGGGGTGCTGGCCATCGAGGTAAGTAAAGGCCCCCGCTTCTGTGGCTCCTCAGAAGCAAGACAGACACCTACACAGGGTCTCAGGCAGATCCCCCATGGCCCGCACCCCCAGCCTGCCTCCGTCTCCAGGTCCTTAACCCAGGACCCAGTGGGTCCCCACTGCAGGGACGATGGGCAGGTA GTAAGCCCAGCCGTGTCTGTCTGCCGCCTGCGAGTCATCCTGGGACTCTGGACACATCTGAGCAAGTCTGCGGGCAGTGGGGATGGACAGGCCCTGAGAGTCACTGCCCTCACCCCTACCCACGGTCCAGAGTGA